From one Notolabrus celidotus isolate fNotCel1 chromosome 2, fNotCel1.pri, whole genome shotgun sequence genomic stretch:
- the zbtb7a gene encoding zinc finger and BTB domain-containing protein 7A, with translation MSSGAGGRGGRRLRGTASSGGGGGRGGAGEAEEGPVGIPFPEHSAEILGCLNKQRLSGLLCDVLLVTQEREFPAHRSVLASCSSYFHKLFTSGATADQQNVYNIDFVAAEALGALLDFAYTATLTVSHSSVADILAAARLLEIPPVQDVCTHLLDTKVLSPPAGSEQKDEDEDEGKGKGRAQGNRVRAREYLEYFQRGAHWSSSCSTPELRDLPTHLHFNHGNGAPPSNGGPAGPGEYFSTLALALAQAPTQEPEEEDEDEEEDEDGEVVQGNGASLGTSYYPPSQNGHFYLPPESRLGQEMEVEEGSREVMARERGSASALLQQMMDSIERQKERATTGEEQGEGDDPDMEFYLNYFNSSQPEDTPSAALTQGVPPPWLSQGRTGQERGGGERGSGGGGGGERKMRSKAFQKCPICSKVIQGAGKLPRHIRTHTGEKPYECAICKVRFTRQDKLKVHMRKHTGEKPYLCTQCGAAFAHNYDLKNHMRVHTGLRPYQCSSCFKTFVRSDHLHRHLKKDGCNGIPSRRGRKPRVREPGLLDASLGLLSPGSDTVPGPRTIRGRRRSEASSVAEVEETAGALAHSPQLQELAGDAGP, from the exons ATGTCGTCAGGAGCCGGTGGGAGGGGAGGAAGGCGGCTCAGGGGGACAGCAAGCAGcggtggtggaggagggagaggaggagcaggagaggcagaggaaggccCCGTGGGGATCCCTTTCCCTGAGCACAGCGCAGAAATCCTGGGCTGCCTGAACAAGCAGCGACTCAGCGGCCTGCTGTGTGACGTGCTCCTGGTTACCCAGGAGCGGGAGTTCCCAGCTCACCGCTCTGTCCTGGCGTCCTGCAGCTCCTACTTCCACAAGCTCTTCACTTCAGGTGCCACGGCTGACCAACAGAACGTCTACAACATCGACTTTGTGGCGGCAGAGGCTCTGGGAGCATTACTGGACTTTGCCTACACAGCCACACTGACAGTCAGTCACAGCAGTGTAGCTGACATCCTCGCCGCTGCACGCCTCCTGGAAATCCCACCCGTCCAGGACGTCTGTACACACCTGCTGGACACCAAAGTGCTCTCCCCGCCG GCGGGCAGTGAGCAGAAAGATGAAGACGAAGATGAGGGGAAAGGCAAAGGCAGGGCGCAGGGCAACCGGGTGCGGGCCCGGGAGTACCTGGAGTACTTCCAGAGAGGGGCGCActggagcagcagctgcagcacaccAGAGCTCAGGGACCTGCCCACACACCTGCACTTTAACCACGGGAATGGGGCGCCCCCCAGCAACGGGGGTCCTGCTGGCCCCGGTGAGTACTTCTCCACCTTGGCCCTCGCCTTGGCTCAGGCCCCCACACAGGAgccagaggaggaagatgaggatgaagaggaggatgaagacggGGAGGTGGTGCAGGGGAACGGAGCAAGCTTGGGTACATCTTACTACCCTCCATCCCAAAATGGGCACTTCTACCTCCCCCCTGAGTCCAGGCTGGGGCaggagatggaggtggaggagggcaGCAGGGAGGTGATGGCGAGGGAGAGAGGTTCTGCAAGCGCTCTTCTGCAGCAGATGATGGACTCCATTGAGAGGCAGAAAGAGCGGGCAACAACCGGGGAGGAACAGGGAGAGGGGGACGACCCTGACATGGAATTTTACTTGAATTATTTCAACAGCTCGCAGCCAGAAGATACACCTTCTGCTGCTTTGACGCAGGGAGTGCCACCACCCTGGTTATCGCAGGGCAGAACAGGccaagagagaggagggggagagaggggcagtggaggaggaggtggaggagagaggaagatgcGCTCTAAGGCCTTTCAGAAATGCCCCATATGCTCCAAGGTCATCCAAGGAGCAGGCAAGCTACCCCGCCACATCCGAACACACACGGGAGAGAAACCCTATGAATGCGCCATCTGCAAAGTGCGCTTTACCAG GCAAGACAAGCTCAAGGTTCATATGCGGAAGCATACAGGAGAGAAGCCTTACCTGTGTACGCAGTGTGGAGCTGCCTTTGCCCACAACTACGACCTGAAGAACCACATGCGTGTACACACAGGCCTGCGCCCCTATCAGTGCTCAAGCTGCTTTAAGACTTTTGTACGCTCAGATCACCTGCACCGCCACCTCAAGAAGGACGGCTGCAATGGTATCCCTTCTCGTCGAGGCAGAAAGCCTCGGGTGCGAGAGCCAGGGCTCCTTGATGCCTCCCTGGGCCTGCTCAGCCCTGGGTCCGACACAGTCCCTGGCCCTCGTACCATCAGGGGAAGGAGGCGTTCTGAGGCATCTTCAGTGGCAGAGGTGGAGGAGACTGCTGGAGCTCTTGCACATAGTCCTCAGCTGCAGGAGTTGGCAGGGGATGCAGGGCCCTAA